In bacterium, one DNA window encodes the following:
- a CDS encoding TlpA family protein disulfide reductase: MKQRIILFSLLLVGFGVYIYLNVIDNKIANPEGDLPIFSLESESGPALTSQTLHGKKILIHFWASYCYPCVQEIPKLNAYREELKKQNIELVAISLDEKKEDVVRFRQKVKFDFPVYFDPEYKLVDYFHTTRLPESFLVDENGKVINSFIGAQEWGQFSVTESL, encoded by the coding sequence ATGAAACAACGTATTATTTTATTTTCACTACTGCTTGTAGGCTTTGGCGTTTATATTTATCTTAATGTTATTGATAACAAAATAGCCAATCCAGAAGGTGACTTGCCTATTTTTTCTTTGGAGAGCGAATCTGGTCCAGCCTTAACTTCACAGACTTTACATGGGAAAAAGATACTCATCCATTTTTGGGCGTCTTATTGTTATCCCTGTGTGCAGGAAATTCCAAAATTAAATGCGTACCGTGAAGAACTAAAAAAGCAAAATATTGAACTGGTAGCTATTTCGCTAGATGAAAAAAAAGAAGATGTTGTGCGTTTTAGGCAAAAAGTTAAATTTGATTTTCCTGTTTATTTTGACCCCGAATATAAATTGGTAGACTATTTTCATACCACACGACTACCCGAAAGCTTTTTGGTAGATGAAAATGGAAAAGTTATTAACAGCTTTATTGGTGCGCAAGAATGGGGACAATTTAGTGTGACTGAATCGCTTTAA
- a CDS encoding GMC family oxidoreductase encodes MFSKYSLNILNHLAPVLLGDKLLNDHPLKREKFDFYLKTALSSLSPNMRFWFYLGLLIFNFRAILSFGTTFKFLNNSQKTRYVAIWHHSSWFMAYALFRPIAVLIYTAFYADPELSKKLGYEENRQKYAQKKDLTKAFYTLNSRTSEIETDICIIGSGAGGAVAAYELASKGYRVLVVEEGSYFSASYFNSHSTLDRNRTIYKDGGFYATLGAPMILLPTGQAVGGTTIINSGTCFRTPDAVLKEWNKKFDLPFTTKEMSPYFDKVEHILKIAPVSSQNLGGNNLMIDRGVKKMGLHGYPLVRNQSECVGSGECIFGCPRESKQSMEQSYLPLAAEKGAQILTKCKVIKIEKAYDKATHLEARLTDTGQKIKIKASKFIVAGGTLNSPLLLHKSGMGRTSRELGKNLTIHPTAKAIGLFPDIVDGFRGVPQGYYVDDFEGEGICFESVFFPPWLLATSLHQVGNAHYEIMKNYRHVGIFGFLVHDECTGTVKADLSGKPLVFYQLGQREKEMFIKGLKILAQMFFAAGAHTVFPSVKTRPVLTHPSQIEGMNSQNTRFSDFESAAFHPLGTCRMGVDPRSSVVDKNLKLHDMENVWVMDGSVFPTSLGVNPQVTIMAFVTRAAGLL; translated from the coding sequence ATGTTTTCTAAGTATTCACTTAACATTCTTAACCATTTAGCTCCTGTACTCTTGGGAGATAAGCTTTTAAACGATCATCCATTAAAGCGTGAAAAATTTGATTTTTATTTAAAAACAGCGCTTTCATCTTTAAGCCCCAACATGCGTTTTTGGTTTTATTTGGGGCTTCTTATTTTTAATTTTAGAGCCATTCTTAGCTTTGGAACCACCTTTAAATTTTTAAACAATAGTCAAAAGACACGCTATGTTGCTATTTGGCATCATTCCAGCTGGTTTATGGCATATGCTTTGTTTCGTCCTATTGCCGTTTTAATTTATACGGCCTTTTATGCCGACCCAGAACTTTCTAAAAAATTGGGCTATGAAGAAAATAGACAAAAATATGCGCAAAAGAAAGATCTTACTAAAGCCTTTTACACCTTAAACAGTCGCACTTCCGAAATTGAAACTGATATTTGCATTATTGGGTCTGGCGCCGGAGGAGCCGTTGCCGCCTACGAATTAGCCTCTAAAGGCTATCGGGTTCTTGTAGTTGAGGAGGGCTCCTATTTTTCGGCAAGTTATTTTAACTCGCACTCCACACTCGATAGAAACCGTACCATTTATAAAGATGGCGGCTTTTATGCTACACTTGGTGCTCCCATGATTTTACTTCCCACCGGCCAGGCTGTGGGGGGGACCACCATTATTAATTCGGGCACTTGTTTTAGAACACCGGATGCAGTTCTTAAAGAATGGAATAAAAAATTTGATTTGCCATTTACAACTAAAGAAATGAGTCCGTACTTTGATAAAGTAGAACATATTTTAAAAATTGCCCCTGTATCTTCTCAAAATTTGGGCGGAAACAATCTTATGATTGACCGTGGCGTAAAAAAAATGGGGCTTCATGGTTATCCCCTGGTTAGAAATCAAAGCGAATGTGTTGGCAGTGGCGAGTGTATTTTTGGATGCCCGCGTGAATCTAAACAAAGTATGGAACAAAGTTATTTGCCTTTAGCTGCCGAAAAGGGCGCTCAAATTTTAACCAAGTGCAAGGTTATTAAAATTGAAAAAGCATACGATAAAGCAACACATCTAGAAGCGCGACTTACCGATACAGGGCAAAAGATAAAAATTAAGGCGAGTAAATTTATTGTGGCTGGTGGCACGCTTAATAGTCCGCTTTTACTTCATAAAAGTGGGATGGGACGTACCTCACGCGAGTTAGGAAAAAACCTCACTATTCACCCAACGGCTAAAGCTATTGGGTTATTTCCGGATATTGTAGATGGTTTTAGGGGAGTCCCTCAGGGGTATTATGTGGATGATTTTGAAGGCGAGGGGATTTGTTTTGAGAGTGTCTTTTTCCCACCGTGGTTACTAGCCACAAGCCTTCATCAGGTTGGTAATGCCCATTATGAGATTATGAAAAACTACCGTCACGTGGGCATTTTTGGATTTTTAGTGCATGACGAATGTACAGGAACGGTGAAAGCCGATTTATCGGGAAAACCATTGGTATTTTATCAATTAGGCCAGCGTGAAAAGGAAATGTTCATTAAAGGGCTAAAAATTTTAGCGCAGATGTTTTTTGCTGCCGGCGCACATACAGTGTTTCCATCTGTTAAAACTCGGCCGGTACTCACTCATCCCTCACAAATTGAAGGAATGAATAGTCAAAATACTCGTTTTTCCGATTTTGAATCGGCTGCTTTTCATCCCTTAGGAACGTGTCGTATGGGAGTAGACCCGCGATCATCGGTGGTGGACAAAAATTTGAAATTGCACGATATGGAAAACGTATGGGTGATGGATGGTTCTGTATTTCCCACATCGCTCGGTGTTAATCCTCAGGTCACCATTATGGCATTTGTTACACGTGCCGCAGGACTTTTATGA